Below is a window of Candidatus Neomarinimicrobiota bacterium DNA.
CTTTCTAAAGAAAAACGAACTAAGTTACTATTATATATTATTTTAACTTCGATCCGTATCTATCCGGCTGAATATAACCTAAAGATGGGAAATTCTCAAGTATTTTTGGGATTGGGTTTCTAATTTTAAGCATCAGGGGGAAATCTTTCGTCGGCGATGAGTCAGCCGCCTAAATAAGACCGGCTCTGACTGCAACCGTTACCCGCAGATAATTTATAACTCATCTAAAGTTTTGCGGTCGTGATACCCTTCTGACCCTGATATTTACCTTTTTTATCAGCATAAGAAATTGTCGGCTCGTCATCGGATTCAAAGAACAAAACCTGAGCGATCCCTTCATTAGCGTAAATCTTTGCCGGAAGGGGAGTCGTGTTCGATATTTCGAGAGTGACATGTCCCTCCCATTCCGGTTCAAAGGGAGTAACGTTGGTTATTATTCCACAACGCGCATAGGTCGACTTTCCGAGGCAAATAGTTATGACGTTCCGGGGAATCCGAAAATATTCCACGGAGCGTCCGAGCGCAAAGCTGTTAGGCGGTATGATACAAACGTCTCCTTTGAAATCGACAAACGAAGTTTTATCGAAGCTCTTCGGGTCCACAATCGCATTATTAACGTTCGTGAATATCTTGAACTCGTCCGATACCCTCAAATCGTATCCGTACGATGAAATACCGTAGGATATGACTCCGTCACTCACCTGTGAGGATTCTAACGGTTCTATCATGCCATGTTCTCGCGACATTCTTTCAATCCAATTATCCGGTCTGACTGACATCAATCTCCTTTCATATTAAGAATTGTTCTTATAGGTATCGGACATGAGCTGCTCCGCTTCTGCTAACATTTTTGGTATCAGTTTTTTATATCCTTCGGTTACGCGAGCCCCCGAAGCATATTTATGACCCCCACCCCCTAACCTGCGGGCGAAATCGTTCGAGTCAAATTTTTCTTTCGAGCGAAAACTCAGCTTCGTCACTTCGTCAGAAATTTCGAGCACCACTACGCTCGCTTTAACACCTTTAATATTTCGAAGAAAGTCAGCAAATCCTTCGATATCCTTCGACTGAGCCCCTGCTCTTTTGAGCATATTTCTATTGATAACACACCATGCGAACTTTCCATCGGCGGCGTACTCTATCCGGCTCATAGCTTCGGAAAGCAACGCTATCCGTTCGGGC
It encodes the following:
- a CDS encoding dCTP deaminase; its protein translation is MSVRPDNWIERMSREHGMIEPLESSQVSDGVISYGISSYGYDLRVSDEFKIFTNVNNAIVDPKSFDKTSFVDFKGDVCIIPPNSFALGRSVEYFRIPRNVITICLGKSTYARCGIITNVTPFEPEWEGHVTLEISNTTPLPAKIYANEGIAQVLFFESDDEPTISYADKKGKYQGQKGITTAKL